From a single Sediminibacterium sp. KACHI17 genomic region:
- the uvrB gene encoding excinuclease ABC subunit UvrB: protein MPFKLHSSYSPAGDQPSAIAQLTEGLLNGEQYQTLLGVTGSGKTFTMANVIQQVQRPTLVLTHNKTLVAQLYGEFKQFFPENAVGYFVSYYDYYQPEAYMPVSDTYIEKDLSINEELDKLRLQATSQLLSGRRDIIVVASVSCIYGMGNPTEYENGIIRIHKGQVISRQGFLHQLVNALYNRSQEEFKRGTFRVKGDTVDINLPYVDFGYRITFFGDEIEEIESIETATSKRIGLMENAAIFPANLYLAPKDMIQQVMNEIQDEMMAQVEYFKNTGKFIEAQRIKERVEYDLEMIRELGYCNGIENYSRFFDRRKPGTRPFCLLDYFPKDFLCVIDESHQTIPQVAGMYGGDRSRKLVLVDYGFRLPSAMDNRPLNFHEFESLIGQTVFVSATPGDYELEKTGGVVVEQVVRPTGLLDPPIEIRPSVNQIDDLLDEIDKRVKKGDRVLVTTLTKRMAEEMDKYLGRINIKSKYIHSDVDTLERVEILRDLRLGVIDVLVGVNLLREGLDLPEVSLVAILDADKEGFLRNERSLTQTAGRAARNVDGLVIFYADTITESMQRTIDETTRRREKQIAYNIEHGITPKTVSKSKEQVFAQTSVLDIKGYDPSNPYALQKDEPLIQTAAEEQVEYKTIPQLEKAINAIKKQMEKAARDLDFIEAARLRDEMFSLKKKLENLSA from the coding sequence ATGCCATTCAAACTCCATTCATCTTATTCTCCTGCAGGTGATCAACCCTCCGCCATTGCACAATTAACAGAGGGTCTTCTGAATGGAGAGCAGTATCAGACCTTATTGGGGGTGACGGGCAGTGGTAAAACATTTACCATGGCCAATGTGATTCAGCAGGTGCAAAGACCCACATTGGTACTCACACACAATAAAACACTGGTTGCGCAATTGTATGGAGAGTTCAAACAATTCTTTCCGGAGAATGCGGTCGGGTATTTTGTTAGCTATTATGACTATTACCAACCGGAAGCATATATGCCGGTGAGCGATACCTATATCGAAAAAGATTTAAGCATCAATGAGGAGCTGGACAAGCTTCGTTTACAAGCCACTTCACAATTGCTGAGTGGTAGAAGAGATATCATCGTAGTAGCGAGTGTGAGTTGTATTTATGGTATGGGTAACCCTACGGAATATGAAAACGGGATCATTCGAATTCACAAAGGTCAGGTCATATCTCGTCAGGGTTTTTTGCATCAATTGGTAAATGCATTGTATAACAGAAGTCAGGAAGAATTCAAGCGCGGTACTTTTCGTGTGAAGGGGGATACGGTAGATATCAATCTGCCTTATGTAGATTTTGGATATCGAATTACCTTCTTTGGTGATGAGATCGAAGAAATTGAAAGCATAGAAACAGCAACCAGCAAAAGAATCGGACTGATGGAGAATGCAGCCATCTTTCCTGCGAACCTTTATCTCGCGCCCAAAGACATGATACAACAGGTGATGAATGAGATACAGGATGAAATGATGGCACAGGTAGAATACTTTAAGAATACCGGAAAATTTATTGAAGCACAACGTATCAAAGAAAGAGTAGAATATGATCTGGAAATGATCCGCGAACTTGGATATTGTAATGGTATTGAAAACTATTCCCGCTTTTTTGACCGAAGGAAACCGGGAACGCGTCCGTTTTGTTTATTGGATTATTTTCCCAAAGATTTTTTATGTGTGATTGATGAAAGCCATCAGACCATTCCACAAGTAGCCGGAATGTATGGCGGAGATAGAAGTCGGAAGCTGGTATTGGTTGATTATGGTTTTCGCTTACCCAGTGCCATGGATAACCGTCCGCTGAACTTTCATGAATTTGAATCATTGATCGGACAAACGGTTTTTGTAAGTGCTACACCCGGAGATTATGAATTGGAAAAAACGGGTGGCGTGGTGGTGGAGCAGGTTGTAAGACCTACCGGATTACTGGATCCGCCCATTGAGATCAGACCAAGTGTGAACCAGATAGATGATCTGTTGGATGAAATTGATAAACGTGTAAAAAAAGGAGATCGTGTTCTGGTGACCACACTCACCAAGCGAATGGCGGAGGAAATGGATAAATACCTGGGTCGTATCAACATCAAATCCAAATACATTCATAGTGATGTAGATACCCTAGAGCGAGTTGAGATCTTACGTGATCTGAGATTGGGAGTGATTGATGTATTGGTCGGTGTCAATCTTTTGAGAGAAGGACTCGATCTTCCGGAAGTTTCATTGGTAGCGATTCTGGATGCAGATAAAGAAGGGTTCCTGCGTAATGAAAGATCATTGACACAAACAGCAGGACGTGCTGCCCGTAACGTAGATGGTCTGGTGATCTTTTACGCAGACACCATTACAGAAAGTATGCAGCGTACTATTGATGAAACGACCCGCAGAAGAGAAAAGCAGATCGCTTATAATATTGAACATGGCATTACGCCAAAAACCGTTTCAAAAAGTAAGGAGCAGGTCTTTGCACAAACTTCTGTGCTGGATATTAAAGGATATGATCCATCCAATCCATATGCACTGCAAAAAGATGAGCCATTGATACAAACAGCGGCAGAAGAGCAGGTAGAATATAAAACGATCCCGCAATTAGAGAAAGCAATCAATGCCATCAAAAAGCAAATGGAAAAAGCTGCCCGCGATCTGGATTTCATTGAAGCAGCAAGATTGAGAGATGAAATGTTTTCGTTAAAGAAGAAGCTGGAAAATTTGTCTGCCTAA
- a CDS encoding 1-acyl-sn-glycerol-3-phosphate acyltransferase produces the protein MRILWKIYLWITGWKVRDNFPYHLKKCIVIVAPHTSAWDFVIGLAIRSVLRLTHVKYLGKAELFQGRFGFFFRRLGGYPVDRFNNKNMVDQVAELFDQHETFVLALSPEGTRKKVDRLRTGFYHIAKKANVPIVMAAMDFTKKEAWFSEPFLTSDNEEADFRKIIDFYAPVQGKIPEQGLAHLKESSFV, from the coding sequence ATGAGAATACTCTGGAAAATCTACCTGTGGATCACGGGATGGAAAGTCCGGGATAATTTCCCGTACCATCTGAAAAAATGCATCGTGATCGTTGCGCCGCATACGAGCGCATGGGATTTTGTAATTGGTCTCGCCATTCGAAGCGTACTTCGACTCACACATGTAAAATATTTAGGGAAGGCAGAATTATTTCAAGGAAGATTTGGGTTTTTCTTTCGTAGACTAGGTGGTTATCCGGTCGATCGTTTCAATAATAAGAATATGGTAGATCAGGTAGCAGAATTATTTGATCAACATGAGACATTTGTATTGGCGCTCTCTCCGGAGGGAACCCGAAAAAAAGTAGACCGATTAAGAACCGGCTTTTATCACATCGCCAAAAAAGCAAATGTTCCGATCGTAATGGCGGCGATGGATTTCACTAAAAAAGAAGCCTGGTTTTCTGAACCCTTTCTTACATCCGATAATGAAGAAGCTGATTTTAGAAAGATCATAGATTTCTATGCACCTGTTCAGGGAAAAATTCCTGAACAAGGATTGGCACACCTGAAAGAATCATCATTTGTTTAA
- a CDS encoding AMP-binding protein: protein MNYPNIVEKFCEYEKTTPSRLFLAEPVRGVYQHFTWAEAGVQIRSMAAALRSFGYGKDDKIAILSKNCAHWIMADLAIAMAGCVSVPLYPNITADALRDIIVHSESKAIFIGKLDNPDAIRQGVPDSLLQITFPFYPNADCINWNDLVKSHEPLQGVPQLDPFSLACIVYTSGTTGQSKGVMHTYHAMSFAVQSFLDNFPEIKKEIFFSYLPLCHVAERMLVECGTVFTGSTVYFVESLDTFATNLAHTQPTVFLAVPRIWEKMQEGVLKKMPQAKLDRLLKIPLISGLIKKMIRKKLGLGRAQHIFTGASPINPALLQWYAKLGIIIQEAYGMTENVALSHVNKKHSAKFGTVGQPYASVEVRLGKDNEVQVKSPASMLGYYKEPELSAQCFEDGFLKTGDEGSIDAEGYLTITGRIKDQFKTGKGKYITPAPMENTLGAHEYVGQACVVGSGMSSALVLCTLSEQAKAVPVNDVQQELENLLRSLNTQLEHHEQLARMVVCKEEWSIQNGLLTPTLKIKRKNIDQQYAQSYPDWLRAEQIIIFE, encoded by the coding sequence ATGAACTACCCAAACATTGTTGAAAAATTTTGTGAGTACGAAAAAACAACACCCTCACGTTTATTTTTAGCTGAACCCGTGAGAGGCGTGTACCAACATTTTACCTGGGCAGAAGCAGGTGTACAGATCAGAAGCATGGCTGCAGCTTTGCGTTCTTTCGGATATGGTAAAGATGATAAGATAGCCATACTCAGTAAAAACTGCGCTCACTGGATCATGGCTGATCTGGCCATTGCCATGGCCGGTTGTGTGTCAGTTCCTTTATATCCAAATATTACTGCAGATGCTTTGCGTGATATTATTGTTCATAGCGAGAGCAAAGCAATTTTTATCGGAAAACTGGATAACCCGGACGCTATTCGTCAAGGAGTTCCTGATTCCTTATTACAGATCACTTTTCCTTTTTATCCCAACGCAGATTGTATCAACTGGAATGATCTGGTAAAAAGTCACGAACCTTTGCAAGGCGTGCCACAGCTAGACCCTTTTTCTTTGGCGTGTATTGTCTATACTTCCGGAACTACAGGACAATCAAAAGGGGTGATGCATACCTATCATGCCATGTCATTTGCAGTTCAGTCATTCCTGGACAATTTTCCAGAGATCAAAAAGGAAATATTCTTTTCATACTTACCCCTTTGTCATGTAGCCGAAAGGATGTTGGTAGAGTGTGGCACTGTTTTCACGGGTAGTACGGTTTATTTTGTGGAGTCACTAGATACGTTTGCTACCAATCTTGCACATACACAACCAACAGTTTTTCTCGCGGTACCGCGTATCTGGGAAAAGATGCAAGAAGGTGTATTGAAAAAAATGCCACAAGCAAAGTTGGATCGCTTGTTAAAAATTCCCCTGATCAGTGGATTGATCAAAAAAATGATCCGAAAGAAATTAGGCTTAGGAAGAGCGCAACATATTTTCACTGGAGCATCACCCATCAATCCCGCATTATTACAGTGGTATGCGAAATTGGGGATTATTATTCAGGAAGCATATGGCATGACAGAGAACGTGGCTTTATCTCATGTCAATAAAAAGCATTCCGCAAAATTTGGAACCGTAGGTCAACCTTATGCATCTGTTGAAGTGAGATTGGGTAAAGACAATGAGGTACAGGTAAAGAGCCCGGCTTCTATGTTGGGTTATTATAAGGAGCCCGAGTTATCGGCACAATGTTTTGAAGATGGTTTTTTAAAAACGGGTGATGAGGGATCTATTGATGCAGAAGGATACCTGACTATTACCGGCCGTATCAAAGATCAATTCAAAACCGGAAAGGGTAAGTATATCACACCGGCACCAATGGAAAATACATTGGGAGCTCATGAATATGTAGGGCAGGCTTGTGTTGTTGGATCGGGAATGTCTTCAGCACTGGTTTTATGTACTTTGTCGGAACAGGCAAAAGCGGTACCGGTCAATGATGTGCAACAAGAACTGGAAAATTTATTGCGAAGCCTCAATACACAGTTAGAGCATCATGAACAATTGGCACGCATGGTCGTGTGTAAAGAAGAATGGAGTATTCAAAATGGCTTACTGACCCCAACGCTTAAGATCAAGCGGAAAAATATCGATCAGCAATATGCACAGTCATATCCGGATTGGCTACGCGCGGAGCAAATAATTATTTTTGAATAG